In Montipora capricornis isolate CH-2021 chromosome 4, ASM3666992v2, whole genome shotgun sequence, a single genomic region encodes these proteins:
- the LOC138044788 gene encoding homeobox protein ceh-30-like, whose product MYYQDSFLFYQQPKCIQSPLFSPTTPHFLDESRICNPSQPCFMTKQTSAFAQPEAFNTNLPPQLSFNYGTDPRAILPPSSGKLSVPEPPSSSEITIHHPLPVYFRVKPALRTPNGKRCRKSRTVFTDLQLRVLEKTFSEQRYLDSTNRAKLSHILGLNEAQVKTWFQNRRMKWKKREAKTEKPESSNVGKKAGKTDLVQGKNDKGTITKEGEKIGDKMLSSYSLDD is encoded by the exons ATGTATTATCAAGATTCGTTCCTGTTTTATCAACAACCCAAGTGCATACAAAGCCCTCTTTTTTCCCCGACGACGCCACATTTTCTTGACGAAAGTAGAATTTGCAACCCTTCACAGCCTTGTTTTATGACCAAACAAACCAGTGCGTTTGCTCAGCCTGAAGCATTCAACACAAACTTGCCTCCTCAACTCTCATTCAACTACGGAACTGACCCAAGAGCTATCCTTCCTCCTTCCTCTGGGAAACTTAGCGTCCCCg AACCGCCCTCAAGCTCTGAGATCACAATTCACCATCCGCTACCAGTTTATTTCCGAGTGAAACCAGCTCTTCGGACACCAAATGGAAAACGATGCCGAAAATCTCGCACGGTGTTCACTGACTTACAGCTGAGGGTCTTGGAGAAAACGTTTTCGGAACAAAGGTATCTCGACTCTACAAACCGCGCCAAGCTGTCGCATATTCTGGGATTGAACGAAGCGCAAGTCAAGACCTGGTTCCAGAACAGAAGAATGAAGTGGAAAAAGAGAgaagcaaaaactgaaaaaccagAAAGCTCAAATGTGGGAAAGAAAGCAGGCAAGACAGACCTAGTTCAGGGAAAGAATGACAAAGGGACCATTACGAAAGAAGGAGAAAAGATAGGGGATAAAATGCTTAGTAGCTATAGCCTCGATGACTGA